Proteins co-encoded in one Bacillota bacterium genomic window:
- the spoIVB gene encoding SpoIVB peptidase, with protein MDVETKRRRLFGILGAGLILALSLTPQFRTFSQIPREMRVLEGEDCEMDLGLPMSLYVRTDRDGVIQFRGEISRKGAWSIVRGALLQMQPVSQGQVDLEFRLFGVVPLRRVQVTVMPQVEVVPGGHSIGVVLKSDGLMIVRLADINVGNGRYRCPAREAGIAMGDSVVAVDGVRVVSDFQLGGLVERAGLANRLVTLTVKRGHKEFDVQVTPALCEETHRYLLGMWVRDGTAGVGTLSFYHPESREYMALGHVITDGDTRRPIEVQDGHIVIASVSSVEPGRRGQPGEKIGVFLTHAEVLGHIDRNTTFGIYGTLAYLPGSPFYQEAIPVALAHQVKPGSAEIITVVEGNSLETFLVEIVKVQPQSRPEGKGILLRVKDPRLLQATGGIVQGMSGSPIIQDGKVVGAITHVLVNDPERGYGVFAEWMINEAGLGKFVSANRVEAPWASLPFNLMPVNF; from the coding sequence ATGGATGTGGAAACCAAAAGACGACGCCTTTTCGGTATCCTCGGGGCTGGGCTGATCCTGGCGTTGTCGTTGACCCCCCAGTTCAGGACATTCTCCCAGATACCCCGGGAGATGAGAGTCCTGGAGGGTGAAGACTGCGAGATGGACCTGGGGCTCCCTATGAGCCTCTATGTGAGGACAGACCGGGACGGCGTCATCCAGTTCAGAGGGGAGATCAGCCGGAAGGGTGCCTGGAGCATTGTGCGAGGGGCGCTGCTACAGATGCAGCCTGTGAGCCAGGGCCAGGTAGATCTGGAGTTCCGGCTCTTTGGGGTAGTTCCACTCCGGCGCGTGCAGGTTACGGTCATGCCCCAGGTGGAGGTGGTTCCTGGAGGTCACTCCATCGGTGTTGTTCTCAAGTCAGACGGGCTGATGATAGTGCGCCTGGCGGATATCAACGTGGGGAATGGCCGCTACAGGTGCCCGGCAAGAGAGGCTGGTATAGCTATGGGTGATTCGGTGGTAGCTGTGGATGGCGTGAGGGTGGTTAGCGACTTCCAGCTGGGTGGTCTCGTAGAACGGGCCGGGCTTGCCAATAGACTCGTCACTCTTACCGTTAAGAGGGGCCACAAGGAGTTTGACGTTCAGGTGACACCCGCGCTCTGTGAGGAAACCCACCGTTACCTCTTGGGGATGTGGGTAAGGGATGGCACGGCTGGAGTGGGCACGCTCTCCTTCTATCACCCGGAGTCCCGCGAGTACATGGCCCTTGGGCACGTCATAACCGATGGTGATACTCGGCGTCCCATTGAGGTGCAGGATGGGCACATAGTTATAGCCTCTGTGTCCTCAGTAGAGCCAGGAAGGAGGGGTCAGCCCGGGGAGAAGATCGGGGTCTTCCTGACTCATGCGGAGGTGCTGGGCCACATCGATAGGAACACCACCTTTGGAATCTACGGTACCCTAGCCTACCTGCCTGGGAGTCCCTTCTACCAGGAGGCGATACCGGTGGCCCTGGCCCACCAAGTGAAGCCCGGATCTGCTGAGATCATCACCGTGGTGGAGGGGAACAGCCTTGAGACCTTCCTGGTCGAGATCGTTAAAGTACAGCCGCAGAGCAGGCCCGAAGGCAAGGGCATTCTCCTCCGCGTAAAAGACCCCAGATTGCTTCAGGCTACGGGGGGCATCGTGCAGGGCATGAGTGGAAGTCCCATCATCCAGGATGGCAAGGTGGTCGGTGCCATTACCCATGTCCTTGTGAATGACCCCGAAAGAGGTTATGGTGTGTTCGCTGAATGGATGATAAACGAGGCAGGACTGGGCAAGTTCGTGAGTGCAAACAGGGTAGAGGCGCCATGGGCGTCTCTACCCTTTAATCTTATGCCAGTCAATTTTTGA